A section of the Microbacterium forte genome encodes:
- a CDS encoding GDSL-type esterase/lipase family protein, with the protein MTESFLPHMNGVTGSVLQILGHLERAGHDAHVIAPDAVGMPARVHGAAVESMPSLALPGYRNVRVGTSPARQVAASLRRFGPDVVHLASPFALGWRGALAAEHLGVASVAAYQTDVAAYTQRYRIPAATGVAQSHIARLHRRATLTLAPSADSAQQLAELGVDRIRRWGRGVDAERFRPDRRSVTLRAEWGSEVVIGYVGRLAPEKQVEDLGVLQTIPGTRLVIVGDGPSRPRLEALLPDALFLGHLEGDALAEAMASFDVFVHPGESETFGQTLQEAHASGVPVIATGRGGPLGLVRMGIDGWLYRPGDLDDLRMRVADLTGDARKRRAFGEAGLAAVQGRSWSSICDQLLGHFDEARELRAVDAGLRARRLTRPEPSVPVDARRWQRYVALGDSLTEGLCDPAPDGALRGWADRLALLLAARGGLHYANLAIRSKRVRDVCATQLPRALELEPDLVSILIGANDLVKPHVDVAALAAELEGAVTRLRSTGADVLLVTPFLPRRRAAAMYTKRFAAFATALTGVAARTGAILIDTDLHPSLPERPNWGEDLVHLSSRGHRFLAYRAGEMLAVPHADALGALDAALHENEPIGAGLWWRRHALPWVWRRLHGRTAGDGRVAKHDDYVYLGRSSAPSDVTVG; encoded by the coding sequence GTGACAGAGTCCTTCCTTCCGCACATGAACGGTGTCACCGGATCCGTGCTGCAGATCCTCGGCCACCTCGAACGCGCAGGCCATGACGCGCACGTGATCGCACCCGATGCGGTCGGCATGCCCGCTCGGGTCCACGGCGCCGCTGTCGAATCCATGCCCAGCCTCGCGCTCCCCGGCTACCGCAACGTGCGGGTGGGCACCTCGCCGGCACGCCAGGTCGCGGCATCGCTGCGCCGTTTCGGTCCGGATGTCGTTCATCTGGCCTCCCCCTTCGCCCTCGGCTGGCGAGGCGCGCTCGCCGCGGAGCACCTCGGCGTGGCATCGGTCGCCGCGTATCAGACCGATGTGGCGGCGTACACGCAGAGGTACCGCATCCCCGCGGCGACGGGCGTCGCGCAGTCGCACATCGCTCGGCTCCACCGGCGGGCGACCCTGACGCTGGCACCATCGGCTGATTCGGCGCAGCAGCTCGCCGAACTCGGTGTCGATCGCATCCGCCGGTGGGGCAGAGGCGTCGATGCTGAGCGTTTTCGACCCGACCGACGCAGCGTGACATTGCGCGCGGAGTGGGGGTCGGAGGTCGTGATCGGCTATGTGGGCCGACTCGCCCCGGAGAAGCAGGTCGAGGACCTGGGTGTGCTGCAGACGATCCCGGGGACGCGTCTCGTGATCGTCGGTGACGGCCCGAGCAGGCCCAGGCTCGAAGCGCTGCTGCCCGACGCTCTCTTCCTCGGGCACCTCGAGGGCGATGCACTCGCGGAAGCGATGGCATCGTTCGATGTGTTCGTGCACCCGGGGGAGAGCGAGACCTTCGGCCAGACCCTGCAGGAGGCGCACGCGAGCGGGGTGCCCGTCATCGCCACCGGACGAGGCGGTCCCCTCGGGCTCGTGCGCATGGGGATCGACGGATGGCTCTATCGGCCGGGCGATCTCGACGACCTGCGCATGCGCGTCGCCGATCTCACCGGAGACGCGCGCAAACGCCGGGCCTTCGGCGAAGCAGGACTCGCGGCGGTGCAGGGGCGCAGCTGGTCGAGCATCTGCGATCAGCTGCTGGGACATTTCGACGAGGCACGAGAGCTCCGTGCTGTGGATGCCGGACTGCGCGCTCGCCGCCTGACGCGCCCGGAGCCCAGTGTCCCCGTCGACGCGCGTCGCTGGCAGCGATACGTGGCGTTGGGAGACTCGCTCACCGAGGGACTGTGCGACCCTGCACCCGACGGAGCGCTGCGCGGATGGGCCGACCGACTCGCGCTTCTGCTCGCCGCACGAGGGGGGCTCCACTACGCGAACCTCGCCATCAGGTCCAAGCGCGTGCGCGACGTGTGCGCCACGCAGCTTCCCCGGGCACTCGAACTCGAACCGGATCTCGTGTCGATCCTCATCGGGGCCAACGACCTCGTGAAGCCCCACGTCGACGTGGCGGCGCTCGCCGCAGAGCTCGAGGGTGCGGTCACGCGCCTCCGGAGCACCGGAGCGGATGTCCTCCTCGTCACCCCGTTCCTTCCCCGTCGGCGCGCGGCCGCGATGTACACGAAGCGGTTCGCGGCATTCGCCACGGCACTCACGGGCGTCGCGGCACGCACCGGCGCGATCCTGATCGACACGGACCTGCACCCCTCGCTCCCCGAACGCCCGAACTGGGGTGAGGACCTCGTGCACCTGAGCAGCCGAGGACATAGATTCCTCGCGTACCGGGCGGGGGAGATGCTCGCCGTGCCGCATGCCGACGCCCTCGGAGCCCTGGACGCGGCTCTGCACGAGAACGAGCCGATCGGGGCGGGGCTCTGGTGGCGTCGGCACGCGTTGCCATGGGTATGGCGACGATTGCACGGACGCACGGCGGGAGACGGGCGGGTCGCGAAGCACGACGACTACGTCTATCTCGGGCGATCGAGCGCCCCGAGCGATGTCACCGTCGGCTGA
- a CDS encoding DedA family protein codes for MPSDLLSSPWALVIMGLLVLGDSFFVVVPGEIAVTALGAIASTTGAPPLWAVIVCAAAAAAVGDTACYLIGRTVGTERWRWMRAPRVRQALDWARRRLEGGTATVLFTARFVPFARLAINLVAGASHIAPGRYLLLVAVAALGWAAYQASVGAVVAALVPGGPVVAIAVSVAIAVGLGAVIDVVSRRSRK; via the coding sequence GTGCCGTCCGATCTGCTCAGCAGCCCGTGGGCCCTCGTGATCATGGGCCTCCTCGTGCTCGGCGACTCGTTCTTCGTCGTCGTCCCCGGAGAGATCGCTGTGACCGCCCTGGGGGCCATCGCGTCGACCACGGGCGCTCCCCCGCTCTGGGCGGTGATCGTGTGCGCGGCAGCGGCGGCCGCAGTCGGTGACACCGCCTGCTATCTCATCGGTCGCACCGTCGGCACCGAGCGCTGGCGATGGATGCGTGCGCCGCGTGTGCGCCAGGCCCTCGACTGGGCCCGACGCCGCCTCGAAGGCGGGACAGCGACGGTGCTCTTCACCGCTCGGTTCGTGCCGTTCGCGCGATTGGCGATCAATCTCGTCGCCGGCGCCTCGCATATCGCCCCGGGTCGATACCTGCTGCTCGTCGCAGTGGCGGCTCTCGGATGGGCTGCGTACCAGGCGTCCGTCGGTGCCGTCGTCGCCGCGCTGGTGCCGGGCGGCCCTGTCGTCGCGATCGCGGTGTCGGTCGCCATCGCGGTGGGACTCGGTGCTGTGATCGACGTGGTGTCCCGCCGGTCCCGGAAGTGA